In Sphingobium sp. B2D3C, a genomic segment contains:
- a CDS encoding CDP-alcohol phosphatidyltransferase family protein, with protein MARPRPIARMSRGITLRQVAPNAITAMALCFGLTAIRYGISGEWQLAVAAIIFAGVLDGVDGRVARLLRADSRFGAELDSLSDAIAFGVSPALLVYLWSLQSMPRFGWIVALVLALSCALRLARFNASLDVIDQPRKAAGFLTGVPAPAGAGIALLPLYAWFITGLDVFRDWRLVAPWIVISAFLMISSLPTLGWKGLRVPPAWRLFAILLAGIFAASLMVAPWHALLLLSLAYIALLPVGLVSYARVKRRLVAASLSQG; from the coding sequence ATGGCGCGACCGCGTCCCATCGCCCGGATGAGCCGCGGCATCACGCTGCGTCAGGTCGCACCGAACGCCATTACGGCGATGGCGCTCTGCTTTGGTCTCACCGCCATTCGCTATGGTATTTCCGGTGAATGGCAGCTTGCCGTCGCGGCGATCATCTTTGCCGGCGTGCTCGATGGCGTGGACGGACGTGTCGCGCGCCTCCTGCGGGCGGACAGCCGCTTCGGCGCGGAACTCGATTCGCTCTCGGACGCGATTGCCTTTGGCGTCTCGCCGGCGCTTCTTGTCTATCTCTGGTCCTTGCAATCCATGCCGCGCTTTGGCTGGATCGTCGCGCTGGTGCTGGCGCTCAGTTGCGCGCTGCGCCTCGCGCGCTTCAATGCCAGCCTTGATGTGATCGATCAGCCGCGCAAGGCTGCGGGTTTTCTCACTGGCGTGCCTGCCCCGGCCGGCGCCGGCATTGCTTTGCTGCCGCTCTATGCCTGGTTCATCACCGGATTGGACGTGTTCCGCGACTGGCGGCTTGTCGCCCCGTGGATCGTCATTTCGGCCTTCCTGATGATCTCCAGCCTGCCGACGCTGGGCTGGAAGGGGCTGCGCGTGCCGCCGGCCTGGCGCCTGTTCGCCATTCTGCTGGCCGGCATCTTCGCCGCGAGCCTGATGGTTGCGCCGTGGCACGCTTTGCTTCTGCTGTCGCTGGCATACATCGCGCTGCTGCCGGTCGGGCTGGTCAGCTACGCTCGAGTCAAGCGGCGGCTCGTGGCGGCATCGCTATCGCAAGGCTGA